A window of Xylophilus sp. GW821-FHT01B05 contains these coding sequences:
- a CDS encoding 2Fe-2S iron-sulfur cluster binding domain-containing protein — MSSDTLQLHIAPHGWTADAPGELSLLEAAAFAGIELPSSCRNGTCRACICLLQAGAVRYEIPWPGLSVDEKREGYVLPCVAHATADVTLLVPGAVQAGESAVPPLLKGMA; from the coding sequence ATGTCATCCGACACCCTGCAACTGCACATTGCCCCGCACGGCTGGACCGCCGATGCGCCGGGTGAGCTGAGCCTGCTGGAGGCCGCGGCCTTTGCTGGCATCGAGCTGCCCAGCTCCTGCCGCAACGGCACCTGCCGCGCCTGCATCTGCCTGCTGCAGGCCGGCGCCGTGCGCTACGAGATTCCCTGGCCCGGCCTGAGCGTGGACGAAAAACGCGAAGGCTATGTGCTGCCCTGCGTGGCCCATGCCACGGCCGACGTGACGCTGCTGGTACCGGGCGCGGTGCAGGCTGGCGAATCCGCTGTTCCCCCACTTTTGAAAGGCATGGCATGA
- a CDS encoding ATP-dependent helicase: MTTQRPLSEAAQAAFATLNDRQHEAVWHGLEAGSAAPAAPLLVLAGAGSGKTMALAHRVANLVLHGADPQRILLLTFSRRAAAEMERRVGQVLARVLNLNSTAPPALPWAGTFHGIGARLLREYAAQIGLDESFTIHDRGDAEDLMGIVRHGLGLSSSTKRFPMKGTCLSIYSRCVNTCAPLAEVLQTAFPWCAEWEVELKRMFGAYVEAKQQQNVVDYDDLLLFWSDMAADAGLAQALSERFDHILVDEYQDTNRLQASILLGIKPEGRGLTVVGDDAQSIYSFRGATVRNILDFPAQFTPPARIVTLDRNYRSLQPILDVSNAVIGRAAEGHPKRLWTDRPGKRRSQLVVVPDEAQQARWVADRALALREGGLKLTSQAVLFRASDHSAAVELELARRNIPFVKFGGLKFLEAAHVKDLLAVLRFVQNPRSRLAGFRVLQLMPGLGPTTATRILDAMEAATDPAAAVAAFKPKAALAGDWPAFAALYAALRDPQQQAWPGDLEQALAWYLPHLERLHDDAAPRRADLEQLVRLGGGYASRERFLAELTLDPPESSSDQSGVPLLDEDYLILSTIHSAKGQEWASVSVLNVVDGCIPSDMATGNSADIEEERRLLYVAMTRAREHLHLLVPHRFYVTQQAARGDRHMYAARTRFITERDVLDFDQVFWPPPEAAGPAARPAPSLPIGVRERSRAAWD; encoded by the coding sequence ATGACTACGCAACGTCCCCTCTCCGAAGCCGCCCAGGCCGCCTTCGCCACCCTCAATGACCGCCAGCATGAGGCCGTCTGGCACGGCCTGGAGGCTGGCAGCGCTGCACCGGCCGCGCCATTGCTGGTGCTGGCCGGTGCGGGTTCGGGCAAGACCATGGCGCTGGCGCACCGGGTGGCCAACCTGGTATTGCACGGTGCCGATCCGCAGCGCATCCTGCTGCTGACCTTCTCGCGCCGCGCGGCGGCCGAGATGGAGCGGCGCGTCGGCCAGGTGCTGGCGCGGGTGTTGAACCTCAACAGCACCGCGCCGCCTGCGCTGCCCTGGGCCGGCACCTTCCATGGCATTGGCGCGCGGCTGCTGCGCGAATACGCGGCGCAGATCGGCCTGGACGAGAGCTTCACCATCCACGACCGCGGCGACGCAGAAGACCTGATGGGCATCGTGCGGCACGGGCTAGGCCTGTCGTCCAGCACCAAGCGCTTTCCCATGAAGGGCACCTGCCTGTCGATCTACTCACGCTGCGTCAACACCTGCGCGCCGCTGGCCGAGGTGCTGCAGACCGCCTTCCCCTGGTGCGCCGAATGGGAGGTGGAGCTCAAGCGCATGTTCGGTGCCTATGTAGAGGCCAAGCAGCAGCAGAACGTGGTCGACTACGACGATCTGTTGCTGTTCTGGTCCGACATGGCGGCCGATGCCGGGCTGGCGCAGGCGCTGTCCGAGCGCTTCGACCACATCCTGGTGGACGAGTACCAGGACACCAACCGGCTGCAGGCGTCCATCCTGCTGGGCATCAAGCCCGAGGGCCGGGGCCTCACCGTGGTGGGCGACGACGCGCAGTCGATCTACTCCTTTCGCGGTGCCACGGTGCGCAACATCCTGGACTTCCCCGCGCAGTTCACGCCGCCCGCGCGCATCGTCACGCTGGACCGCAACTACCGCTCGCTGCAGCCCATCCTTGATGTGTCCAACGCCGTCATCGGCCGCGCCGCCGAAGGCCACCCCAAGCGGCTGTGGACGGATCGCCCCGGCAAGCGCCGCAGTCAACTGGTGGTCGTGCCCGACGAGGCACAGCAGGCGCGCTGGGTCGCCGACCGCGCGCTGGCGCTGCGCGAAGGCGGCTTGAAGCTCACCTCGCAAGCCGTGCTGTTCCGCGCGTCGGACCACAGCGCGGCGGTAGAGCTGGAACTGGCGCGGCGCAACATCCCCTTCGTGAAATTTGGCGGCCTCAAGTTTCTGGAGGCCGCACACGTGAAAGACCTGCTGGCCGTGCTGCGCTTTGTGCAAAACCCGCGCAGCCGGCTGGCGGGCTTTCGCGTGCTGCAGCTGATGCCCGGCCTGGGCCCGACCACCGCCACGCGCATCCTCGACGCGATGGAGGCCGCCACCGATCCGGCCGCCGCTGTGGCTGCCTTCAAACCCAAGGCCGCACTGGCCGGCGACTGGCCCGCCTTTGCCGCGCTGTACGCGGCACTGCGCGATCCGCAGCAACAGGCCTGGCCCGGCGACCTGGAACAGGCCCTGGCCTGGTACCTGCCGCACCTGGAACGCCTGCACGACGACGCCGCTCCGCGCCGTGCCGATCTGGAGCAGTTGGTGCGCCTGGGCGGCGGCTATGCCTCGCGCGAGCGCTTTCTGGCAGAACTCACGCTGGACCCGCCCGAGTCCAGCAGCGACCAGTCCGGCGTGCCGCTATTGGACGAGGACTACCTGATCCTCTCCACCATCCACTCGGCCAAGGGGCAGGAGTGGGCCTCGGTCTCGGTGCTCAACGTGGTCGATGGCTGCATCCCCTCCGACATGGCCACCGGCAACAGCGCCGACATCGAGGAAGAGCGCCGCCTGCTCTACGTCGCCATGACCCGCGCGCGCGAACACCTGCACCTGCTGGTGCCGCACCGCTTCTACGTCACCCAGCAGGCCGCGCGCGGCGACCGGCACATGTACGCGGCGCGCACCCGCTTCATCACCGAGCGCGACGTGCTGGATTTTGATCAGGTGTTCTGGCCACCGCCCGAGGCCGCGGGGCCGGCTGCGCGGCCCGCGCCGAGCCTGCCGATCGGGGTGCGCGAGCGTTCGCGCGCGGCGTGGGATTGA
- a CDS encoding CreA family protein translates to MNTRALAFLLLPLCLGAARAETIGEVDTVFKLIGPDHKIVVDAYDDPKVQGVTCYVSRAKTGGVKGALGVAEDKAEAAIACRQVGPISFVGKPLPVQEEVFSERMSLLFKRLRVVRMVDKKRNTLVYLTYSDRVVEGSPQNAVAAVEVGPGVVIPVK, encoded by the coding sequence ATGAACACCCGAGCATTGGCTTTTCTTCTTCTGCCGCTGTGTCTGGGCGCCGCGCGCGCCGAGACCATTGGCGAGGTCGACACCGTCTTCAAGCTGATCGGCCCGGACCACAAGATCGTGGTCGATGCCTATGACGACCCCAAGGTGCAGGGCGTGACCTGCTATGTCTCGCGCGCCAAGACCGGTGGCGTAAAAGGTGCGCTGGGCGTGGCAGAGGACAAAGCCGAGGCAGCCATTGCCTGCCGCCAGGTGGGCCCGATCAGCTTTGTCGGCAAGCCGCTGCCGGTGCAGGAAGAGGTGTTCTCCGAGCGCATGTCGCTGCTGTTCAAGCGGCTGCGCGTGGTGCGCATGGTCGACAAAAAGCGCAACACCCTGGTCTACCTGACCTACTCCGACCGCGTGGTCGAGGGCTCGCCGCAGAACGCGGTGGCGGCGGTCGAGGTCGGCCCGGGCGTGGTGATACCGGTGAAGTAA
- a CDS encoding DUF72 domain-containing protein has product MPILVGTASWTDPTLIACGRFYPPTVRTPEARLRHYAGQFSMVEVDSSYYALPSARNARLWAERTPPGFVFDVKAFRLFTGHGAMPAALPADLRAALPDPAAPLSYGALPGEVRDELWHRFRQALLPLHGAGKLGAVLFQFPPWVQAGRRGEALVEERIDRMAGAPVAVEFRHRSWFEDGQRARTLALLRALGAAHVVVDSPPGFANSVPAVWEATRTDLAMLRLHGRNAATWNAPAHRASSGRFQYEYSDAELAALLPQLRRLEASVAQMHVVFNTNHEDQGQNNARRLLRLSELSPTQ; this is encoded by the coding sequence ATGCCCATTCTTGTCGGTACCGCCTCCTGGACCGATCCCACGCTGATCGCCTGCGGCCGCTTCTACCCGCCCACGGTGCGCACGCCGGAGGCGCGGCTGCGGCATTACGCCGGGCAGTTCTCCATGGTCGAGGTGGATTCCAGCTACTACGCCCTGCCCTCGGCCCGCAACGCGCGGCTGTGGGCCGAGCGCACGCCGCCGGGCTTTGTGTTTGATGTGAAGGCGTTTCGCCTCTTCACCGGCCATGGCGCCATGCCGGCCGCGCTGCCGGCGGATCTGCGTGCCGCCCTACCCGACCCGGCCGCGCCGCTCAGTTACGGCGCCCTGCCGGGCGAGGTGCGCGATGAGCTGTGGCACCGCTTTCGCCAGGCGCTGCTGCCGCTGCATGGGGCGGGCAAGCTGGGTGCGGTGCTGTTTCAGTTCCCGCCCTGGGTGCAGGCCGGGCGCCGGGGCGAGGCGCTAGTGGAAGAGCGTATCGACCGCATGGCCGGCGCGCCGGTGGCGGTGGAGTTCCGCCACCGCAGCTGGTTTGAGGACGGCCAGCGCGCCCGCACGCTGGCGCTGCTGCGCGCGTTGGGCGCGGCCCACGTGGTGGTCGACAGCCCGCCGGGCTTTGCCAACAGCGTGCCCGCGGTGTGGGAAGCCACGCGCACAGACCTGGCCATGCTGCGCCTGCACGGCCGCAATGCCGCAACCTGGAATGCGCCGGCGCACCGTGCCTCATCGGGGCGCTTTCAGTACGAGTATTCAGATGCCGAGCTGGCGGCGCTGCTGCCGCAGTTGCGCCGGCTGGAGGCCTCGGTGGCGCAAATGCATGTGGTGTTCAACACTAACCACGAGGATCAGGGGCAGAACAATGCGCGGCGCCTGCTGCGCTTGAGTGAGCTCAGTCCAACGCAATGA
- a CDS encoding DUF2145 domain-containing protein codes for MAAGAAHAQSAFFCERSHPLTAGQQGRALRFAAIVREELGASGSEAALISRSGLDLSRFHIRYSHTAIAWQAEGGAWSARQLYYACDESRPRIYDQGLAGFTMGIDDSALGYISIVRLPSGAAEALRQAALDKAQALQLLAAHYSANAYPFSLRYQNCNQWVVEMLAVAWGGLPGGDDLRARAQQWLQAAHYAPEPVDVGSHALMLASVFVPLLHLDDHPEDDRYALKLKISLPSTVEAFVRQRLPDSERVEICHNGRQVVVHRGWDSIADGCIPGAGDRVIALD; via the coding sequence ATGGCTGCGGGCGCCGCGCATGCGCAGTCCGCCTTCTTTTGCGAGCGCAGCCATCCGCTGACGGCGGGCCAGCAAGGCCGGGCGCTGCGCTTTGCGGCCATCGTGCGCGAAGAGCTTGGCGCCTCTGGCAGCGAGGCGGCGCTCATCAGCCGCTCGGGGCTGGATCTGTCGCGCTTTCACATCCGCTATTCGCACACCGCCATTGCCTGGCAGGCCGAGGGCGGCGCATGGTCGGCGCGCCAGCTTTACTACGCCTGCGATGAAAGCCGCCCGCGCATCTACGACCAGGGCCTGGCTGGCTTCACGATGGGTATAGACGACAGCGCGCTGGGCTATATCTCCATCGTGCGGCTGCCATCCGGCGCGGCAGAGGCATTGCGCCAGGCCGCGCTCGACAAGGCGCAGGCGCTGCAATTGCTGGCCGCGCACTACAGCGCCAACGCCTATCCGTTCAGCCTGCGCTACCAGAACTGCAACCAGTGGGTGGTGGAGATGCTGGCCGTGGCCTGGGGCGGCCTGCCCGGCGGCGACGACCTGCGCGCCCGCGCCCAGCAATGGCTGCAGGCCGCGCACTACGCGCCCGAGCCGGTGGATGTCGGCTCGCATGCGCTGATGCTGGCGTCGGTCTTCGTGCCGCTGCTGCACCTGGACGACCACCCGGAGGACGACCGCTACGCGCTCAAGCTCAAGATCAGCCTGCCCTCGACCGTGGAAGCCTTTGTGCGCCAGCGCCTGCCCGATAGCGAGCGCGTCGAGATCTGCCACAACGGCCGGCAGGTGGTGGTGCACCGCGGCTGGGATTCGATTGCTGACGGCTGCATACCGGGCGCGGGTGACCGCGTCATTGCGTTGGACTGA